A single Perca flavescens isolate YP-PL-M2 chromosome 2, PFLA_1.0, whole genome shotgun sequence DNA region contains:
- the c1qtnf6b gene encoding complement C1q tumor necrosis factor-related protein 1 isoform X1 codes for MLSTVVTAMLAVCLRLLLLLPLACCVPSPSRPPSRVCRRCCDHLEPPAATGQYQLPEVRTVINMTILKGDKGDRGDKGTPGKPGLEGPPGVRGPMGSKGTKGQAGAPGDACKIPHSSFSVGRRKSLHSVDYYQALVFDTVFVNLHGHFNMFKGKFYCYVPGIYFFNVNIHTWNFKETYLHLMHNDKEQVILYAQPSERSIMQSQSVMMDLALNDEVWVRLYKRERENAIYSDDVDVYITFNGYLLAPSIQ; via the exons ATGTTAAGTACA GTTGTGACAGCCATGTTGGCAGTGTGTTTGAGGCTGCTTTTGCTCCTCCCCCTGGCTTGCTgtgtcccctccccctccagaCCTCCTTCCAGAGTCTGTAGACGGTGCTGCGACCACCTGGAGCCGCCAGCAGCCACGGGGCAATATCAGCTGCCTGAGGTCCGCACTGTTATCAACATGACCATCCTCAAAG GTGATAAAGGAGACAGAGGCGACAAGGGTACACCTGGGAAACCCGGCTTAGAGGGACCCCCCGGCGTCCGAGGACCCATGGGCTCTAAAGGCACCAAAGGCCAGGCGGGCGCCCCCGGAGACGCCTGCAAGATCCCTCACTCCTCCTTCTCGGTGGGACGCCGCAAGTCCCTGCACAGCGTGGACTACTACCAGGCGCTGGTGTTCGACACGGTGTTCGTCAACCTCCACGGCCACTTCAACATGTTCAAAGGCAAGTTCTACTGCTACGTGCCGGGGATCTACTTCTTCAACGTTAACATCCACACCTGGAACTTTAAGGAGACCTACCTCCACCTGATGCACAACGACAAGGAGCAGGTGATCCTGTACGCTCAGCCCAGCGAGAGGTCCATCATGCAGAGCCAGAGTGTCATGATGGACCTGGCTCTGAATGACGAGGTCTGGGTGCGACTCTacaagagggagagggagaacgCCATTTACAGTGACGACGTGGATGTTTACATCACCTTCAATGGATACCTCTTGGCACCAAGcatccagtaa
- the c1qtnf6b gene encoding complement C1q tumor necrosis factor-related protein 1 isoform X2 has protein sequence MLAVCLRLLLLLPLACCVPSPSRPPSRVCRRCCDHLEPPAATGQYQLPEVRTVINMTILKGDKGDRGDKGTPGKPGLEGPPGVRGPMGSKGTKGQAGAPGDACKIPHSSFSVGRRKSLHSVDYYQALVFDTVFVNLHGHFNMFKGKFYCYVPGIYFFNVNIHTWNFKETYLHLMHNDKEQVILYAQPSERSIMQSQSVMMDLALNDEVWVRLYKRERENAIYSDDVDVYITFNGYLLAPSIQ, from the exons ATGTTGGCAGTGTGTTTGAGGCTGCTTTTGCTCCTCCCCCTGGCTTGCTgtgtcccctccccctccagaCCTCCTTCCAGAGTCTGTAGACGGTGCTGCGACCACCTGGAGCCGCCAGCAGCCACGGGGCAATATCAGCTGCCTGAGGTCCGCACTGTTATCAACATGACCATCCTCAAAG GTGATAAAGGAGACAGAGGCGACAAGGGTACACCTGGGAAACCCGGCTTAGAGGGACCCCCCGGCGTCCGAGGACCCATGGGCTCTAAAGGCACCAAAGGCCAGGCGGGCGCCCCCGGAGACGCCTGCAAGATCCCTCACTCCTCCTTCTCGGTGGGACGCCGCAAGTCCCTGCACAGCGTGGACTACTACCAGGCGCTGGTGTTCGACACGGTGTTCGTCAACCTCCACGGCCACTTCAACATGTTCAAAGGCAAGTTCTACTGCTACGTGCCGGGGATCTACTTCTTCAACGTTAACATCCACACCTGGAACTTTAAGGAGACCTACCTCCACCTGATGCACAACGACAAGGAGCAGGTGATCCTGTACGCTCAGCCCAGCGAGAGGTCCATCATGCAGAGCCAGAGTGTCATGATGGACCTGGCTCTGAATGACGAGGTCTGGGTGCGACTCTacaagagggagagggagaacgCCATTTACAGTGACGACGTGGATGTTTACATCACCTTCAATGGATACCTCTTGGCACCAAGcatccagtaa